The window CGCGCAGCAGGGCCGCGTCGGCGAACCGCCGCCACGCGACCCGGGTACCGATCCGGTAGGCGGCGAGCAGGTTGTCCAGGGAACGGCCGGCGTGGAACTCGCCGTGTCCCAGCCGCACGTAGATCTCGCGGCTGGCGGCGACGTCGGCCGGATCGTCCGGGCCGCCGTTGACGATCGCGAGGAACCGGCGCAGCGCCTCGGCGACACCCGCCCGTACCCCCCGCCCGAACCGCCCCTCCAGTGGGCGGGCATAGGCCGGCACCTCCGCCGCGATCGCCGCGATGATGTCCTCGCCCACGGAGGCCAACTCGGAGCTGAGTAGAGCCCTCAGGCCGGCCGGAAACTGTCCCTCAGGAACAGTCGCATCCACGACCTTCACGGTAGCCGCCCGGGCCGCCGATCTGCCGGCGCCGCCCGCGCATGCGGGCGGATGCACCGTCTGCCTGGTCTCCTACGGCGTCGCGACCGCGTAGCCCATCTGCGTCAGCTGGTCAGCGGCTGCCTCGGGGAGGCGCCGGACGGCGGCGCGGAGCTGACGGGTCAGGAAGGCGTCTCGGGATCGGGCCAGCACATCCCGCCAGCCGCCGCGCGCCTCGGTGATCCGCTCCACGATCAGGAACTCGACGACGTCCTCGACCGTCGGCCGGAACCGCCGGCCACCGGTCGGTAGGTGCAGATGACCCAGCTCGTCCTTGGCGTCCGGGCATCGGGTCAGCAGCGACGTCCAAGAATCGGACGTCGCGGGAATCTGGAGGTGCGAGTCCGGGTACCCGTCCCGCTTGTCGCGTTCGTAGTCGTAGTGCAGCAGGACCTGTGTCAGCTCGGCGTCGGCGTATAGCCCGACGTAGGACGTGACGACCATGAGGTGCTCGCCGAAGCCGTCGACACTCGTCACGAAGCTAACGTCGAGCCAGCACCGAGGCGCGCGGCCTACCGAAATCGGAATGCCTCGGGGTCCCACGAACCGCTGATTGTTCGGACGATAGCTGACCCAGGCATGGTCGGTGTTTTCCGTCGACAGTCGTCCTCCTATCCGGATCCCACTGCAGATCGTGCCGTTGAGGAACCTGCTCAGGTCGTCGGAGAACCTCTGTGTCTCACGCAGGAGGTTCACGCCAGGGGAGGAGGCTCTTGACGATATGCCAGGACCGGTGGGCCGCCGCGGACTTGAACGCTCCGGTTCTGGCCTGCTCCTCGAGTTCTTCATACGGATACCCCGCGACCTGTAGGGCGTTCAGCCACGCCTGATGCAGGTCCTCGGCGGTCACCTCGACCACGGTGTCTTCGTCGTCGAAGGAGTCGTCCTCCTCCAGAGGTATGGCGGCGGTTGTCATGATGCCCCTCCGTCTCTCGGCCGTACCTGTCCCCTGTATCCACGGTAGTACCAGGCGGCAACTGGTTTTGCCGCCCGGTTGAGCTCGTGGTCACCCCATCGTGCGCGCGTGACGCCTGCTGCCGCCGCCGCGCGGGGCGCAGCCGAGTGTTCCTGTCAGGGATCCCGACAGTATCTCCGTCTCTGGACATGTCGCCACTATAGGGCGGCCGGCGGCGATGTCAAAGAGCTGGACAGTGCACCGGGATTTAGTTCATGGATCGCCAAAACCGGCTCGGCGGGCGGCGAGAATTGCTGCGGCGCGATCTGTGGCGTGGAGCTTTACGAGGATATTTGAAACGTTGTTCGCAACGGTTTTCGCGGTGAGGCCAAGATGGCGTCCAATTCGGCCGTTGGGCCAGCCGTTCGCGAGTAGGGCGAGGATCTCCCGCTCCCGGTCGGTGAGCTCGGGGAAGGGCTTGGCGGCTGGCCGCGGTTCGGCGAAGGTGCGTAGCACCCGTTGCGCGACGTCCGGCCCGAACACCGCGTCGCCACGCGCCGCGGCGCGGACGGTGCGCACGACGTCCTCCTGCTGGGCGCCCTTGAGCAGGTAGCCGCGGGCACCGGCGCGCAGCGCGGCGAAGACGAACTCGTCCTCGCCGTACATGGTCAGCATCACCACCGCCACCGACGGATGCGCGGCCGCGATCCGCCTGGTCGCCTCGACCCCGCCGATCCCCGGCATCTCGATGTCCATGAGGACGACGTCCGGGCGCAGCCGCCCGACCAGCCCGACGGCCTCCTCGCCCGAGGTCGCCTCGCCCACGACGGTGAGGCCGTCCATCGAGTCGAGGAGCACCACCAGCCCGTCGAGCACGATTCGGTGATCGTCCACGATCGCCACGCGGATGTCCGCCGCCGAGCCCTCGGCCCCGCCGCCAGGCACCGCCGCTTCCGGGGGGCTAGCGCCCTCGTTCGTCTCCGTCATCCCGCGCTCCCGGCCAGCTGGACGCTCGTCGCGCCGACGACGCCGACGACGCCCGTGACCTTTGCGTCGTCCGTGGCGGCTGAAGTGTCCATGACCTCCGTGCTGCCCGCGGGCCGTGGCACGGCGCTGCCGGCCAGGGAGAGGGGAAGCTCGACCAGGACGCGGCCGCCAGCGGCGGTCGGCCCGGCGTTCCAGGCGCCGCCGAGCGCCGTGGCCCGTTCCCGCATCGAGGTCAGTCCCACCCCCGGCGACCAGGCGGTCACGGTTCCAGCGGCGTCGCTCGCCCGGCCGTTGTCGCGGATCTCGATGGTCAGCGTCTCGGCGCAGCCGATCGTCACCTCGCACCGGGTGGCGCCCGCGTGCCTGGCGACGTTGGTCACGGCCTCGGTCACGATCCGGTACGCGGCGACCTCGACGGCGGCGGGCAGCGGCGGCAGCGTGTCCGGAGCCGCCAGCGTCACCGGCACCGCGGTGCCGCGCAGCGTCTCACGCAGCGCCGCCAGCAGGCCGAGCTCGTCCAGGGCGGGCGGGCGCAGCGCGTAGACGAGCCGGCGCAGGTCGCCGAGCGCCGACGTGAGGTCGCGGCGCACGTCGGCGAGCAGGTTCGTAGCCCGGGGCAGGTCCCGGCCGGCCAGGTTGCGGGCCGCGTCCACCTTGCTCGCCGCGGCGGTGAGGACCGGCCCGAGGCCGTCGTGCAGGTCGCGGCGCAGCCGGCGGCGTTCCTCCTCGGCGGCGCTGACGATCCGTTCCCGGGAGCGCGTCAGCGCCTCGGTGAGCCGGACGTTGCTGGCGGCCACCGCGACCTGGCGGGCGATGTCGGCGAGCAGCCTGGTTTCGCGCGAGCCGAGCGCGTTCTGCCCGGATCGCAGCCCCACGACGAGCGCGCCGATGTCCTCGCCCTGGTGCACGAGCGGGAAACGAGCGGCGGCCTCACGCCCGGAACGGTCGGCCTCGCGCCCCGCGTCTCCGGTGTCCGCATAGGTGATGGCCCGGACCGATCCGTCGTCGCCGCGCAGCTCCACGGTCGCGCGCGGCAGGCGCAGGGTTCCGGCGAGCGCTTCCACCAGGCTTGGCAACAGCGCCTCGACGCTGCCGGCGGCCTCCAGCCGGGCCGCTACCCGGGTCGCCACCGTGTAGGGCTCGTCGCGCTCGCCGTAGAGGAAGCGGTTGACGATCCGCTGCACCCGCGAGTGGGCCGGAGCCAGGCTGAACGCGGCACCGAGGGCAGCCGCCACCGACCAGGGGCCGCCGACCGCCTGCCCGAACGCGGCGAGCACGGCGGCGCCGGCCGCGTACACCGCGGCGACGAACGCGGTGAGCAGGACGTAGACGAGCGCGCGGTTGAGCACGATCTCGATGCCGTACACCCGGTTCGCGAGCACCACGGCGACGATGACGACCAGTTCGACGACGGTGCCGACGTCGGCGATCATCTCGCCCGCCGGCAACGCCACGACGAACGGCGTCCCCACGATGGCGATGACATTGACCACGGCCAGCCAGCGCAGCACCTGGCGTAGCTCGCCCTCGGCCCGCAGCCAGCGCACCACCATGACGACCGACCCGAGCAGCAGTCCCGACGCGAACAGGAGCACCGGCAGCCATTCGGGGAAGGGAACGCCGATCGGGTTGGTGAGGTTCGCGTACCTGGGCGGCGGGTCGACGAGCTTGCCGGTCCACAGCGGCCCGAGCAGCCAGCCCACGGCGCACAGCCCGATGCTGATGGCGGCGAGCCAGCCGATCCGCCCGCGCGGGAACCGGCCGTAGGGAAAGGTCGCCCAGGTAGTCGCCATCACGACCGGCTCGGTCGCCATGGCTGCGGGGGTGATGATCGACACGGGCAGCGCGCCCGGCAGGTCGTGCCCGCCGTACACGGCGACCATCAGCCAGCCTCCGCCGGCCGCCCCCCCGGCGTGGGCGAACGCTGCGGCGAGTGCCAACCAGCCGAACGGCACCTCCGGCCGGCGCGAGGCCAGCAGCCAGCCGGCGACCAGGAAGGGAACCGCGAGTGTGATCTGGGTCCAGCCGGACCTGCGCGCCGAGTCCCCACCCGGAGCGATGACCCCACTCGGGGTGGCGAGGACGAGTACCACGCCGACGGCGACCAGCGCCAGGATGGTCAGGGCGAGGGCATGCGCAAGCCATCGCCACCGTGACCGCGGGTCGGTCGGCCGCGGCTGGTCCTGAGAGGTCACATCCACGCCTGCTCCCTGTGCTCGGGCTTCCCGGGCGCGGGTCGGTCCATGTGATCGCACCAGGTCGCACCAGTGTGGGGCACAGGCGTTCCCGTCCGGGCCGGGAAATCCTCCCGGCGCCGGCGGGACGGCGTACACGTGCCGGCGGGAACGAGGCGCCCGAATGATCGCCCTGCCACAGCGACCGGTCAGCCGGACCGGTCCGGCCAGGATCCGATCAGGAGACAACGATGAAGACCCACAGCATCGGCGGCCAGGCCCGCCGTCGCCCGCGGCCGCGCGACAACAGCGGAGCCTCGCGCGGCCGCGGGCTCTTCAGTCGACACAGCTGGACCGTCACCGCTGGCGCTCTCGGCCTCGGCGCGGCCGTCCTGCTCGCCGCCTGCTCCGACTCGTCCGACTCTGCCGAGTCGCCCGCCGCCGCGGGTACGCCCGCGGCGGCCACGGCCAACGACACCCAGGCGGCCTGCGCCGCCGTGCTGGCCAGCGACTGGGTGAACATCCCCGGGATCGATCCGGACGGCCCGCCGGCGTCCGCGGCCGAGCTGGCCGCCTGGGCGACGCCGCTGCAGACCCAGGTCACCGCATTGCGCGCCGGTGTCCCGGCAGACCTGACGAGCAAGGTCGACGTGCTGGCCACGGTTGTGCAGGGCGCGAAGGAGGGGAAGCCGGTCTCCACCGAGGACGCCTCGCTCAGCGCCGCGCTTACCGCCGTCAACGGTTGGGCGCACGACTCCTGCGGCTACACCACCCTCGACGTGACCAACAGCGACGGCACCGCCCTCGCCGGCGTGCCGGCGACACTGCCCGCCGGCCCGGTGGCGATGAAGTTCGCCAACACCGGCACCGATCCGGCGAAGGCCGGCTTCATCCTGCTGCTCGGCAAGGTCCGCGACGGCCAGACCGCGACCGCGGCCGACGTGCGGGCCGGCAAGGCCAGTCTCGAGGACATCGCCGACGTCGTCGCGGTGGCCCAGCCCACCGGCTCCGACCCGGCCTACGGCCTGGCCACGCTCAGCCCCGGCCGCTACATCGTCGCCACTCCCGTCGGGCCGCCTCCGGAGTTCGCCACCATCCTCGCGAGCGGTTTCGAGGTCAGCTGACCCCGCTGCCCCGTCGGCACCACGGGTGCCGGCCGGTCCGGCCGTGCGCCCGGGCGGCGCACGGCCGGAGACCGGACCATTCCGATTCCTCATCGCGGACCGGCGTCGCTCGACGCCGTGACCACATCCCGCGCTCGAAGTGATCCAGTCCTGGGCTGCGATCAGTCCTGGACGCCCTGGAAGGAACAGTTGCCATGCCCACCTCCGCAACGCCCGCCGTACCGCCCACCTCGCCGGTTGGCCGGCTGCTCGCCGCGGCCTGTCTGCTCCTCACCGGGTTGGGCGCCGTCCTGGCGACCACCGTTCTTCCCGCGAGCGGGGACGGCGATGACGTCGCCTCGATCGACAGGTTCGCCGCGCATGCTGGCCGGGTCGACGCGGGACTTGCCGCGGAGATCCTGATCCTGCTGCTCGGCGCGGCCACCGCCGTGACCGCGCTGCTGGCGTTCCCCCGGGCCCGCCGGCTCGCCGGTGTCGCCGGCTGGCTCGGGATCATCTCAGGCAGCGCCTGGGTCGGCCTGGTCAGCGCCGACAACGTGCGCGCGGCGGCGGCGGAGACCGACCACGCGGCCGGCGCCGCGCTGATGCACCAGCTGAGCGGCTCGGCGCAGTTCCAGGCGTTCGTCCTGTTCAGCCTCATCGGTGGCCTGGTCTCGATGGTGTGCCTCGGCATCGCGCTGTGGCGGTCGCGGGCCGTGCCCCGCTGGGCGGCGGCGCTGTTCGTCGCCTACGAGCCGGTCAACTTCGCCGGCGGCGGTAGCGGCGTCGTCGGCACCGTCGCGAACGCGCTCCTGCTCGTCGGGTTCGCCGTCTGCGCCGTCACCATCCTGCGCGGCGGTCTCCCGGCCCTCGCCCTTGGCGCGAGCCCGATCGCCGACCCGGCCATCGCGACGGCCTCGACGGCCTCGGCCACCCCGACCACCCGGGCCCCAGCCCACTGACCTTCACCTGGCTTTGGCGGACGAACCGCGTCATCGGCGCTGTGTTCCGTCCGCCAAAGCGCGTGGGCGCCCCAGGCCCGCCGGTTGGCGCTACCGCTGCCGGTGAACCGTCCTGGGCAGTAGCGTGACCAGATGTGTCCTCACGTACCGGCACCGGCCCGACGGCGTCCGCAACGATGACCTCGTCGCTTCCCTCGCCCGCCTATCCACTGGAGAAGACCCGGCTCGACAACGGACTGCGGGTCGTACTTGCCCCCGACACGACGGCGCCGGTCGTGGCCGTCGCCGTGCACTACGACGTCGGCTTCCGGTCCGAGCCGGAGGGCCGTACCGGGTTCGCGCACCTGTTCGAGCACATGATGTTCCAGGGCAGTGAGAACGTCGGGAAGGCCGAACACCCGAAGTACGTGCAGGCCGCCGGTGGAATCTTCAACGGTTCGACGCATCCGGACCACACGGACTACTACGAGCTACTTCCGTCCGGTGCGCTCGAGCTCGCGCTCTTCCTCGAGGCCGACCGGATGCGGGCCCCGAAAATCACCCGCGAGAACCTGGACAACCAGATCGCCGTTGTCCAGGAAGAAATCCGCGTAAATGTGATGAATCGCCCATATGGCGGCTTCCCCTGGATCACCCTGCCACCGGTCGCGTTCGACACGTTCCCGAACGCACACAACGGCTATGGCGACTTCAGTGAACTCGAGGCGGCGAGCCTCGACGACGCGGAGGACTTCTTCGAGAAGTTCTACGCCCCGGGCAACGCCGTCCTGACGATCGCGGGTGACTTCGCCCCCGACGACGTGTTGAAGCTCGTGGAGCGGTACTTCGCCGACATCGCCGCCCGCGCGGTGCCGGATCGGCGCAGCTTCGCCGAGCCGATCCGGTCCGAGGAGCGGCGGGGTGAGCTCGTCGACAAGCTCGCGCCCCGGCCGGCGCTCGCGATCGGGTACCGGGTGCCGGACCCGGACACCGACCTGTCCGCGTTCCTCGCCAACTTCCTGCTGACCGACGTGCTCACGTCCGGCGACGCGAGCCGCCTCGAGCGGCGACTGGTGCAGACCGACCGCTCGGTGATCGGCGTGAGCAGCTACGTCGGCACCTTCGGTGACCCGTTCGACCAGCGCGACCCGCTGCTGCTGACCGTGGAGGCCCGTCACCCGGCCGAGTCGCCGGCCGCCGGGATCCTCACCGCGATCGACGAGGAGCTCGACCGGCTCGCGACCGACGGCCTCGCCGACGGCGAGCTGGAACGGGTGCGGGCCCGCGTCGCTTCGGGGCTGTTGCGCGAGGCGGACGACGCGCTGGGTCGGGCGCTCGCGTTCGGCGCCTTCGAGCTGCACCGGGGCCGTCCGGAGATGCTCAACGAGCTGCCGGCACTGCTGTCCGAGGTGACCGGTGACGCCGTCGCGGCGGCCGCGGCAGCGCTGCGGGCGCAGGGACGCTCCGTGCTGGAGCTGAAGGCCGGGGCGGCGTCGTGACGACGAGCGAGCGCCCGGGGACTGGTCAAGGACAACTAGCGACGGGACGGCGGGGGCTTTGACGACGACGACCGAACGGGCCGGGGTCATCCCGGCCGTCCGCCCGACGGTGCCGGCGGAGCTCCCGACCGTGGTGGAGCGGACGCTGCCGAACGGGCTGCGTGTGCTGGTGGTCGCGCGCACCAGCGTCCCGCTGGTGGAGCTGCGGCTGCGGATCCCGTTCACCGGGCTCGGCGCGGACCACGCCGCGCGGGCCGAGCTGCTGGCCGAGACGCTGTTCACCGGTACGGCGAAGCGGGACCGGGTCGAGATCGCCACCGCCGTGCAGGCCCTCGGTGGATCCCTCTCCACCGGCGTCGACGCCGACCGGCTCGCGGTCGTCGGCTCGGCGCTGGCCACCAATCTCGACCCGCTGCTGGGCATCCTCGCCGAGGTGCTGACGGAGGCGAGCTACCCGGACGACGAGTTCAGCGGCGAGCGCGACCGGGTGGTCGAGGACGCCACGATGGCGCTCAGCCAGCCGGCCGTGATCGCCCGGGAGGCGCTGCTGCGCCGGCTGTTCCCCGGGCACCCGTACGGCAGCGCGGTGGTCGAGCCGGCCGTGCTCGCCCGGGTGGGCGTCGGAGCGGTCCGTGATCTGCACACGGCCAGGATCTCGCCGCGCGGCGCGATCCTGACCCTGGTCGGCGACGTCGACCCGGCGGCGGCGCACGACGCCGTCGAGGCGGCGCTGGGCGGCTGGTCCGGTGGCGAGCCCGAGGCCGTGCCGGCACTCCCGGCGCTGGCGACCGGTCCGATCCTGATCGTGAACCGGCCGGGCGCGGTGCAGACGAACATCCGCCTCGGCGGCGGTGCCCTCGACCGGCACGAGCCCGGCTACCCGGCTCAGCGGCTCGCCAACACGATCTTTGGCGGCTACTTCAGCTCCCGCCTGGTCGACAACATCCGCGAGGACAAGGGCTACACCTACTCGCCGCGCAGCGGCGTGGACCACTACCTGGCCGGCTCCCGGTTCACGGTCGCCGCCGACGTCGCGACCGACGTCACCGGCCCGGCGCTCCTGGAGATCTTCTACGAGCTCGGCCGGATGGCGGTGCTCGCGCCGTCATCCGACGAGCTGGAGGCGGCCCGGCAGTACTCGGTCGGGACGATGGCGCTCGGCAGCGCGACGGCCGCCGGCCTGGCCTCGACGCTGTCGGGGCTCGCGGGCGCGGGCATGGGGGTCGAGTACCTGCGTGACCATCCGGCGGCGCTGACCAGAGTGACCGCCGAGGAGGTGCTCGCCGTGTCCGCCGGCCTGCTCGCGCCGACCAGGCTCATCACGGTGCTCGTCGGGGACGCCGAGAAGATCACGGGCGCGGTCGCGGCGCTCGGGTCTGTGACGGCCGTGGCCGACTCGTCCTCCCAGCGGAGCTCCTAGCCAGTCCTGCGCGGGCCGGGGTGCGGCGCCACCCGGGCCAGCGACCAACCTTGGAACCGTCCCCTGGCCGCTGGCCGCCGGAATCGGTCTCACCGATTCCGGCGGTCCGCTTCGTCCTTCGCGTCAGTGGCGAGTCGGGGTGGCACGCGGTGGGGCGGGCCGGGGCGCTGAGCCCGGGCCGGGACCCGGCCCGGCCGCGGGCCCCGGTCCCGGCCGGCCGCCGAGCTCTCCCGGCAGCGCGATCCGCGGGTCGCTGACCGAGTCGACGACCTGGCGGGCCAGGTCGTGCACCCGCCTGCCCATGCCTCGCGCGGTGCGCCGCAGCCGCTCGAACGCGTCCCGCGGCTTGATGTGGTGGCGCTCGGCCAGCACGCCGATGGCCTGCTCCACGATCACCCTGGAGGCGAGCGCGTGCTCCAGCTGGACCACCGACAGCCGCAGCTTCTCGACCTCGCCGAGCTCCCGGTCGGCGCGGCGCGGCCGGCCGGGCGGGTTCAGGTCTTCGGCCAGCAGATCGGCCAGCACCATCGCGGAGATCAGGTCACCCACCGGCCGGACGTCCGTGCCGGGGCCCTCGACCACCCAGCCGGCGCTGGTCCGGCGCAGCCGTAGCTCGCCGTCCGTGGCCGGTGCCGCGCCGGGCGGCGCCGTCGACGGCTGCGCGGGGCGTGGGGGCGACCGGCCGGGGAGGCGGCGCGGGCCGGGGTCCCGGCCGGGGTGGGGGTCCGGGCCGGGGCGCCTTGCCCGTTCCGGCGACACCTGCGCCGGGCAGGGCTTGGCCTGGCCCGTCGTGCCCCGCGCCGGAGACCGGCGACCCCGCCGGGGTCGTGGGCTCCGCCGACGGCGCGGGTCGCTGACCAGACCCCGGTCGCGGCGCTCCGAGTACGGCGGGGTTGGGGACGGCGCTCGTGGATGGGCCACCGGCCGGGCTCGGCGCCGCCGGTGAGGGCGCCGCCGCCGGCGATGCCGCCGAAAGGGGGGCCGCCGCGGGCGGGGCATCGCCAGTTGGCCACGCGGCACCCAGACCGTCGGCTATGCCGCGGAGCAATGGCAGCGCCGTGGGCACAACTTCGACCGCGCCACGGTCTAGACCGACCAGCAACCCGGCGAGCTCACCCGTCCGGGTAAGGACCGGCACGACGACGTGACTGCCCACTCCGAGGCGTTCGTGTTCGACCGTGTCCGCCAGGCTCGGTTCCATCCCCACATTGGTGCCAATGGCTGGGGCACCGTCAAGCACGCGGGCGACCAGACTCGCCGACCGCGGGTACTGCGTTCCCGGTTCCAGACCAGGCAGCGTCCCAACCACCTCTAGGTAGGTGGCCGTTGTCGTGGAAATTTCCACGAAC of the Pseudofrankia saprophytica genome contains:
- a CDS encoding response regulator; this translates as MTETNEGASPPEAAVPGGGAEGSAADIRVAIVDDHRIVLDGLVVLLDSMDGLTVVGEATSGEEAVGLVGRLRPDVVLMDIEMPGIGGVEATRRIAAAHPSVAVVMLTMYGEDEFVFAALRAGARGYLLKGAQQEDVVRTVRAAARGDAVFGPDVAQRVLRTFAEPRPAAKPFPELTDREREILALLANGWPNGRIGRHLGLTAKTVANNVSNILVKLHATDRAAAILAARRAGFGDP
- a CDS encoding sensor histidine kinase is translated as MDVTSQDQPRPTDPRSRWRWLAHALALTILALVAVGVVLVLATPSGVIAPGGDSARRSGWTQITLAVPFLVAGWLLASRRPEVPFGWLALAAAFAHAGGAAGGGWLMVAVYGGHDLPGALPVSIITPAAMATEPVVMATTWATFPYGRFPRGRIGWLAAISIGLCAVGWLLGPLWTGKLVDPPPRYANLTNPIGVPFPEWLPVLLFASGLLLGSVVMVVRWLRAEGELRQVLRWLAVVNVIAIVGTPFVVALPAGEMIADVGTVVELVVIVAVVLANRVYGIEIVLNRALVYVLLTAFVAAVYAAGAAVLAAFGQAVGGPWSVAAALGAAFSLAPAHSRVQRIVNRFLYGERDEPYTVATRVAARLEAAGSVEALLPSLVEALAGTLRLPRATVELRGDDGSVRAITYADTGDAGREADRSGREAAARFPLVHQGEDIGALVVGLRSGQNALGSRETRLLADIARQVAVAASNVRLTEALTRSRERIVSAAEEERRRLRRDLHDGLGPVLTAAASKVDAARNLAGRDLPRATNLLADVRRDLTSALGDLRRLVYALRPPALDELGLLAALRETLRGTAVPVTLAAPDTLPPLPAAVEVAAYRIVTEAVTNVARHAGATRCEVTIGCAETLTIEIRDNGRASDAAGTVTAWSPGVGLTSMRERATALGGAWNAGPTAAGGRVLVELPLSLAGSAVPRPAGSTEVMDTSAATDDAKVTGVVGVVGATSVQLAGSAG
- a CDS encoding DUF4386 family protein, which encodes MPTSATPAVPPTSPVGRLLAAACLLLTGLGAVLATTVLPASGDGDDVASIDRFAAHAGRVDAGLAAEILILLLGAATAVTALLAFPRARRLAGVAGWLGIISGSAWVGLVSADNVRAAAAETDHAAGAALMHQLSGSAQFQAFVLFSLIGGLVSMVCLGIALWRSRAVPRWAAALFVAYEPVNFAGGGSGVVGTVANALLLVGFAVCAVTILRGGLPALALGASPIADPAIATASTASATPTTRAPAH
- a CDS encoding M16 family metallopeptidase; this encodes MTSSLPSPAYPLEKTRLDNGLRVVLAPDTTAPVVAVAVHYDVGFRSEPEGRTGFAHLFEHMMFQGSENVGKAEHPKYVQAAGGIFNGSTHPDHTDYYELLPSGALELALFLEADRMRAPKITRENLDNQIAVVQEEIRVNVMNRPYGGFPWITLPPVAFDTFPNAHNGYGDFSELEAASLDDAEDFFEKFYAPGNAVLTIAGDFAPDDVLKLVERYFADIAARAVPDRRSFAEPIRSEERRGELVDKLAPRPALAIGYRVPDPDTDLSAFLANFLLTDVLTSGDASRLERRLVQTDRSVIGVSSYVGTFGDPFDQRDPLLLTVEARHPAESPAAGILTAIDEELDRLATDGLADGELERVRARVASGLLREADDALGRALAFGAFELHRGRPEMLNELPALLSEVTGDAVAAAAAALRAQGRSVLELKAGAAS
- a CDS encoding M16 family metallopeptidase; this translates as MTTTTERAGVIPAVRPTVPAELPTVVERTLPNGLRVLVVARTSVPLVELRLRIPFTGLGADHAARAELLAETLFTGTAKRDRVEIATAVQALGGSLSTGVDADRLAVVGSALATNLDPLLGILAEVLTEASYPDDEFSGERDRVVEDATMALSQPAVIAREALLRRLFPGHPYGSAVVEPAVLARVGVGAVRDLHTARISPRGAILTLVGDVDPAAAHDAVEAALGGWSGGEPEAVPALPALATGPILIVNRPGAVQTNIRLGGGALDRHEPGYPAQRLANTIFGGYFSSRLVDNIREDKGYTYSPRSGVDHYLAGSRFTVAADVATDVTGPALLEIFYELGRMAVLAPSSDELEAARQYSVGTMALGSATAAGLASTLSGLAGAGMGVEYLRDHPAALTRVTAEEVLAVSAGLLAPTRLITVLVGDAEKITGAVAALGSVTAVADSSSQRSS
- a CDS encoding ANTAR domain-containing protein; the encoded protein is MSPERARRPGPDPHPGRDPGPRRLPGRSPPRPAQPSTAPPGAAPATDGELRLRRTSAGWVVEGPGTDVRPVGDLISAMVLADLLAEDLNPPGRPRRADRELGEVEKLRLSVVQLEHALASRVIVEQAIGVLAERHHIKPRDAFERLRRTARGMGRRVHDLARQVVDSVSDPRIALPGELGGRPGPGPAAGPGPGPGSAPRPAPPRATPTRH